Proteins encoded by one window of Hafnia alvei:
- the rpsF gene encoding 30S ribosomal protein S6, translating to MRHYEIVFMVHPDQSEQVPGMIERYSATITNAAGQIHRLEDWGRRQLAYPINKLHKAHYVLLNVEAPQEAIDELETNFRFNDAVIRSMVMRTKNAVTEASPMVKAKDERRGDRREDFANETADDADAGDSEE from the coding sequence ATGCGTCATTACGAAATCGTTTTTATGGTCCATCCTGACCAGAGCGAACAGGTTCCGGGCATGATCGAGCGTTACAGTGCAACCATCACTAACGCTGCTGGTCAGATTCACCGTCTGGAAGACTGGGGCCGCCGTCAGCTGGCTTACCCGATCAACAAACTGCACAAAGCCCACTACGTTCTGCTGAACGTTGAAGCTCCGCAGGAAGCGATCGATGAGCTGGAAACTAACTTCCGCTTCAACGACGCCGTTATCCGTAGCATGGTTATGCGTACTAAAAACGCGGTAACTGAAGCTTCACCAATGGTTAAAGCGAAAGACGAACGTCGTGGCGATCGCCGCGAAGACTTCGCTAACGAAACCGCTGATGATGCTGATGCTGGGGATTCTGAAGAGTAA
- a CDS encoding OapA family protein gives MGRITPRRRNRRVYQPVLRTWLNLRQRISPEPQDQETEHPMSASTSAKLLDKLKVVKQHLYNVWHMPDRFDWMEPLPAFHRRWVIVATVVLLLSLLWPYSDPQDARYSPEQPQENEMPLQAGMQNNDAPPPPRVAPTNQTAANGWQEYHIQAGQTLAQLFRDNQLDVNDVFAMAQVEGNDKPLSNLKAGQEVEIQHNAQGQVIALKIETITNEQIEFRRESDGSFRRVR, from the coding sequence ATGGGCAGAATCACGCCCAGGAGAAGAAACAGGCGGGTATATCAGCCCGTTTTGCGTACATGGCTCAACCTACGTCAGCGGATCTCACCGGAACCGCAGGATCAGGAAACGGAGCATCCTATGTCTGCTAGTACGTCTGCCAAGCTGCTGGATAAGCTGAAGGTAGTTAAACAGCACCTCTACAATGTGTGGCATATGCCCGATCGTTTCGATTGGATGGAGCCGCTACCGGCTTTCCACCGCCGCTGGGTGATTGTCGCCACAGTGGTACTTTTGCTGTCTCTTCTCTGGCCTTATTCTGATCCACAAGATGCTCGCTATTCGCCTGAACAACCTCAGGAAAACGAAATGCCTTTACAGGCTGGGATGCAAAATAACGATGCCCCACCGCCGCCGCGCGTAGCGCCAACGAATCAAACCGCCGCAAATGGCTGGCAGGAATATCATATTCAAGCGGGTCAAACCCTAGCGCAGCTATTCCGCGATAACCAACTAGATGTGAACGATGTCTTTGCCATGGCGCAGGTTGAGGGTAACGATAAACCCCTCAGTAACCTGAAAGCTGGGCAAGAAGTTGAAATCCAGCACAACGCGCAAGGTCAGGTCATTGCACTCAAAATTGAAACCATTACTAACGAACAAATCGAGTTCCGCCGCGAATCTGACGGCAGTTTTCGCCGAGTTCGCTAA
- a CDS encoding DUF1471 domain-containing protein, translating to MKSIIALVTTLTLFAATNALAATEITGRQANNLIANEYAVISVNHDVQNVQEALPQLQQEATAQGAKYYQVIVMHEPESNGQMHVSAALFR from the coding sequence ATGAAATCTATCATCGCCCTCGTGACGACATTAACCCTGTTTGCCGCCACCAACGCACTCGCTGCCACTGAAATCACCGGTCGTCAGGCCAATAACCTGATCGCCAATGAATATGCAGTGATTAGCGTAAACCATGATGTCCAGAACGTGCAGGAAGCCTTGCCTCAGCTGCAACAAGAAGCCACGGCGCAAGGTGCAAAATACTATCAGGTGATTGTGATGCATGAACCTGAAAGCAACGGACAAATGCACGTGAGTGCAGCCCTGTTCCGCTAA
- the bsmA gene encoding biofilm peroxide resistance protein BsmA, with product MKNIKLSFVLVMTLFLTACGVMNSKPVPPPTPGAHAQEVRRDQTSGLDRMRTISAQVYGSPMNAQEVIQKQADEAGATYYYVIMVDETGVPGQWYAQAILYK from the coding sequence ATGAAAAATATAAAGCTTTCTTTTGTACTCGTAATGACGCTGTTTTTGACCGCCTGCGGCGTCATGAACAGCAAGCCAGTGCCACCACCTACACCGGGAGCACATGCACAAGAAGTTCGCCGTGACCAAACAAGCGGATTAGATCGCATGAGAACCATCAGCGCACAGGTTTATGGTAGCCCAATGAATGCTCAGGAAGTTATTCAAAAACAAGCTGATGAAGCTGGTGCAACCTATTACTACGTTATTATGGTCGATGAAACTGGCGTACCAGGCCAGTGGTATGCTCAGGCCATTTTATACAAGTAA
- a CDS encoding DUF488 domain-containing protein — protein MPATINIARVYDVHAPYPANTFLTDRLWPRGLSKVRLEGVQWLKAVAPSNELRHAFHEQRVSWQEFGERYRAELKDNQACEELVELLKRDESLTLLYGSRDEQHNQAIVLREYLLQQVSA, from the coding sequence ATGCCTGCCACCATCAACATCGCCCGCGTCTACGACGTCCATGCCCCGTATCCTGCTAATACCTTCCTCACCGACCGTTTATGGCCGCGTGGTCTCTCCAAAGTCCGCCTAGAAGGCGTGCAGTGGCTTAAGGCCGTTGCGCCCAGCAATGAGCTACGTCATGCTTTTCATGAGCAGCGCGTGTCTTGGCAAGAGTTTGGTGAGCGATATCGAGCAGAATTGAAGGATAATCAAGCCTGTGAAGAATTAGTTGAGCTGTTAAAGCGCGATGAATCACTGACGCTGCTCTATGGCAGCCGAGATGAGCAGCACAATCAGGCGATTGTACTGCGTGAATATCTGTTACAGCAGGTTAGTGCTTAG
- the rplI gene encoding 50S ribosomal protein L9: protein MQVILLDKVANLGSLGDQVNVKAGYARNFLVPQGKAVPATKKNIEFFEARRAELEAKLADVLAAAEARAAKINELGAVTLASKAGDEGKLFGSIGTRDIADAVTAAGVQVAKSEVRLPNGVLRTLGDHEVHFQVHSDVFAQLNVVVVAE, encoded by the coding sequence ATGCAAGTTATTCTGCTTGATAAAGTAGCAAACCTGGGTAGCCTGGGTGATCAGGTTAACGTTAAAGCAGGTTACGCACGTAACTTCTTGGTTCCACAGGGCAAAGCTGTTCCTGCAACTAAGAAAAACATCGAGTTCTTCGAAGCACGCCGTGCTGAACTGGAAGCCAAACTGGCTGACGTTCTGGCAGCTGCTGAAGCTCGTGCTGCTAAGATCAACGAACTGGGTGCTGTAACTCTCGCTTCTAAAGCGGGTGACGAAGGCAAACTGTTTGGTTCAATCGGTACTCGCGACATCGCTGATGCAGTTACTGCAGCCGGTGTTCAGGTAGCGAAAAGCGAAGTTCGCCTGCCGAATGGCGTTCTGCGTACTCTGGGTGATCACGAAGTTCACTTCCAGGTACACAGCGACGTATTCGCACAGCTGAATGTCGTTGTAGTTGCTGAGTAA
- the rpsR gene encoding 30S ribosomal protein S18 produces MARYFRRRKFCRFTAEGVQEIDYKDIATLKNYITESGKIVPSRITGTRAKYQRQLARAIKRARYLSLLPYTDRHQ; encoded by the coding sequence ATGGCACGTTATTTCCGTCGTCGCAAGTTCTGCCGTTTCACCGCGGAAGGCGTTCAAGAGATTGACTATAAAGACATCGCTACGCTGAAAAACTACATCACCGAAAGCGGTAAGATTGTACCTAGCCGTATCACCGGTACCCGTGCGAAGTACCAGCGTCAGCTGGCTCGTGCTATCAAGCGCGCACGTTACCTTTCTCTGCTGCCATATACTGATCGTCATCAGTAA
- the priB gene encoding primosomal replication protein N, translated as MTSNRLVLTGTVCKVPIRKVSPSGIPHCQFVLEHRSIQQEAGLSRQAWCRMPVIVSGQAFQATTHRLTVGSMLTVQGFISSHQGRNGLTKLVLHAEQIELIDSGD; from the coding sequence ATGACCTCAAATCGTCTGGTTCTGACTGGCACAGTGTGCAAAGTTCCCATTCGAAAGGTCAGTCCTTCTGGAATCCCGCACTGTCAGTTTGTGCTTGAGCACAGATCGATACAGCAGGAAGCCGGACTTAGCAGACAAGCATGGTGCAGAATGCCCGTGATTGTCAGCGGACAAGCATTTCAAGCAACTACCCACAGATTAACGGTCGGCAGTATGCTAACGGTTCAAGGTTTCATTAGTAGCCATCAAGGCCGCAATGGTTTGACCAAGTTAGTGTTACATGCCGAGCAGATTGAATTGATAGATTCTGGAGACTAG
- the yjfP gene encoding esterase, giving the protein MVEMFDEVIEGIPVLHAAPAGKQGQPLPTIFFYHGFTSSKEVYSYFGYVFAKAGFRTILPEANLHGARFNGDSAFRLAHFWDILKSNIDELPAIYQHYQREGLILDNRVGVCGASLGGMTTLGAKVRYPWIQAAASFMGSGYYLSLAPTLFPPFEAQTPESRQQLTTDLAFLADYQVVDRLEKLADKPLLIWHGLADDLVPAEESRRLIRDLGEQNLLAQVRFETEPAIGHKITVSALDVGVQFFSRHL; this is encoded by the coding sequence ATGGTTGAGATGTTTGATGAAGTGATCGAAGGGATTCCGGTGTTACATGCGGCTCCGGCTGGAAAGCAGGGGCAACCGTTACCCACCATCTTTTTCTATCATGGATTTACCTCATCGAAAGAGGTGTATTCCTACTTTGGCTATGTGTTTGCTAAAGCGGGTTTTCGTACCATCTTGCCTGAAGCTAATTTGCACGGCGCTCGTTTTAACGGCGACAGCGCGTTCCGTTTAGCCCATTTCTGGGATATTTTAAAATCCAATATCGATGAACTGCCGGCCATTTATCAGCATTATCAACGAGAAGGTCTTATTTTAGACAATCGCGTTGGCGTATGTGGTGCATCATTGGGTGGAATGACCACGCTGGGAGCGAAGGTGCGCTATCCGTGGATCCAAGCCGCCGCATCGTTTATGGGATCGGGCTATTATCTTTCGCTGGCACCCACGCTTTTCCCGCCTTTTGAGGCTCAAACCCCCGAGTCTCGTCAGCAACTGACCACAGATTTGGCGTTCTTGGCAGATTATCAAGTCGTTGATCGGTTAGAGAAACTGGCCGATAAGCCGTTGCTGATTTGGCATGGGTTGGCTGATGACCTCGTTCCTGCCGAAGAGAGTCGGCGTTTGATTCGTGATTTGGGCGAGCAGAATTTGCTGGCGCAGGTTCGCTTCGAAACTGAGCCGGCGATTGGTCATAAAATCACGGTGTCGGCATTAGATGTGGGTGTTCAGTTCTTTTCTCGCCATCTTTAA